A DNA window from Impatiens glandulifera chromosome 7, dImpGla2.1, whole genome shotgun sequence contains the following coding sequences:
- the LOC124910637 gene encoding uncharacterized protein LOC124910637, with the protein MIADVKAVVTSPEEVSKIDMTTTMQLPCDDDDELRHLEISTREPIPRCVFGGPPTLQEAKAAASELKDALQKYMISNNGPRPTEIRTNHDRKDVLHMVELLAKTPKFQDMAVSLVLDTKIVNAVMNNHEVIKFMNSCQKRNTVPSLEMISSANEIAGKLDFIYDEPVKNLSLFWRLRGRVMDLAWNVKTRAVVMVSDLSKYVYNKLHTSSAAADVGVDDPSVESGFMDTHGGTLVRLAIIVIMIVVFKRRI; encoded by the exons ATGATCGCCGATGTGAAGGCCGTCGTAACCTCACCGGAGGAGGTTAGTAAGATAGACATGACCACAACGATGCAGCTTCCAtgcgatgatgatgatgagctTCGTCACTTGGAAATTTCCACCCGCGAACCGATTCCTAGATGCGTATTTGGTGGACCACCAACTCTGCAAGAGGCGAAAGCTGCTGCGTCTGAACTCAAGGACGCCCTACAAAAGTATAT GATCTCTAATAATGGACCAAGACCAACTGAAATCAGAACAAACCATGATCGAAAAGATGTTCTGCACATGGTTGAACTTCTCGCAAAAACTCCCAAGTTTCAG GATATGGCTGTTTCACTTGTTCTTGACACCAAAATTGTCAATGCTGTGATGAATAACCACGAGGtcattaaatttatgaatagtTGTCAGAAGAGAA ATACCGTTCCTTCTTTGGAGATGATATCGTCTGCTAATGAAATTGCTGGTAAATTGGACTTTATTTACGATGAGCCTGTGAAGAACTTGTCTCTCTTTTGGAGGTTAAGAGGTCGGGTCATGGATTTGGCTTGGAATGTAAAAACTCGAGCTGTGGTGATGGTGAGTGACTTATCCAAATATGTATACAACAAATTGCATACTTCTTCTGCTGCTGCTGATGTTGGTGTTGATGATCCAAGTGTTGAATCTGGCTTTATGGATACCCATGGTGGAACTTTAGTTAGGTTGGCTATCATTGTTATTATGATAGTGGTCTTCAAGCGAAGAATATAA
- the LOC124945341 gene encoding 21.7 kDa class VI heat shock protein isoform X2, with protein MSSTRRLEIQTGDPTPKKWSVPLTEDSFQAIKSRGNPTLLSIFCDGSLFSPSLFGKYFDPSDAFPLWEFESDVLLAKVRSNNQNLVEWFQTDTHYILKAELPGTGKNSVQIYIEQGKIMEISGQLRGGSESSKTKDWRSCRWWEHGYVRRLEVPENSDWIQTEAYIHDDKAIEILIPKKALDHEG; from the exons ATGTCTAGCACCAGACGGCTTGAAATACAAACTGGAGATCCAACTCCAAAGAAATGGAGTGTTCCACTTACAGAAGACTCATTTCAAGCAATCAAATCAAGAGGAAACCCAACCCTGCTCTCGATTTTCTGCGATGGATCTCTGTTCAGCCCATCACTGTTTGGCAAATACTTCGATCCATCCGATGCATTTCCTCTCTGGGAATTTGAATCCGATGTCTTATTAGCAAAAGTCAGGAGCAATAATCAGAATTTAGTCGAATGGTTTCAGACTGACACACACTACATCTTGAAAGCCGAATTACCAG GGACAGGGAAGAACAGTGTTCAGATCTATATCGAACAAGGTAAAATCATGGAAATAAGTGGGCAATTGAGGGGGGGAAGTGAATCGTCGAAGACGAAGGATTGGAGGAGCTGCCGTTGGTGGGAACATGGTTATGTTCGGAGGCTTGAAGTGCCGGAGAATTCAGATTGGATTCAAACGGAAGCATATATACATGATGATAAAGCTATTGAGATCTTAATCCCTAAGAAAGCTCTGGATCATGAAGGTTAG
- the LOC124945341 gene encoding 21.7 kDa class VI heat shock protein isoform X1, with protein sequence MSSTRRLEIQTGDPTPKKWSVPLTEDSFQAIKSRGNPTLLSIFCDGSLFSPSLFGKYFDPSDAFPLWEFESDVLLAKVRSNNQNLVEWFQTDTHYILKAELPAGTGKNSVQIYIEQGKIMEISGQLRGGSESSKTKDWRSCRWWEHGYVRRLEVPENSDWIQTEAYIHDDKAIEILIPKKALDHEG encoded by the exons ATGTCTAGCACCAGACGGCTTGAAATACAAACTGGAGATCCAACTCCAAAGAAATGGAGTGTTCCACTTACAGAAGACTCATTTCAAGCAATCAAATCAAGAGGAAACCCAACCCTGCTCTCGATTTTCTGCGATGGATCTCTGTTCAGCCCATCACTGTTTGGCAAATACTTCGATCCATCCGATGCATTTCCTCTCTGGGAATTTGAATCCGATGTCTTATTAGCAAAAGTCAGGAGCAATAATCAGAATTTAGTCGAATGGTTTCAGACTGACACACACTACATCTTGAAAGCCGAATTACCAG CAGGGACAGGGAAGAACAGTGTTCAGATCTATATCGAACAAGGTAAAATCATGGAAATAAGTGGGCAATTGAGGGGGGGAAGTGAATCGTCGAAGACGAAGGATTGGAGGAGCTGCCGTTGGTGGGAACATGGTTATGTTCGGAGGCTTGAAGTGCCGGAGAATTCAGATTGGATTCAAACGGAAGCATATATACATGATGATAAAGCTATTGAGATCTTAATCCCTAAGAAAGCTCTGGATCATGAAGGTTAG
- the LOC124945400 gene encoding formin-like protein 5: MGVREVLLCLIVISCAFASTNADDNLLVFSDSEDRLNQHTAEISCRLELLNAKEVEEIPRIYNDRLKYLMDLPSEDRNQTLIDCLRKKKLAVGQRRLLQNLTPSPSPNASPGNDAGGDSKGDNGNNKAIIIAVVLTATLSFGAVGIVFCVYTMILKKGPDDHLNDQIPLFSSSMAEYSGGSSIKQNGLGNSFNSGMNDSASIIHSEAEKPLEVVVDNLNNLSTENLSPSPLKLPPGRLPDPPGMAPLKPPPGMEDSAPPPPPPPMSAGPPPPMPPLPPKPPSGMRPPPPPPGPPGGSGPRPPPPPSNGPGPPRPPGPPGAPRPPGPPGPPGVRPPRGAGPGRGQRPGTSSEADDANSKTKLKPFFWDKVLANPDQSMVWHELKAGSFQFNEEAIESLFGYAAAPQKKDNAKKDAAESQPQYIHIIDSKKSQNLSILLRAWNVRTEEIYDALLEGNELPAELLQTLLKMAPTSDEELKLRLYTGDLARLGPADRFLKLLVDIPFAYKRVESLLFMCTLQEESTMVKESFNVLEAACTELTKSRLFLKLLEAVLKTGNRMNDGTFRGGAQAFKLDTLLKLSDVKGKDGKTTLLHFVVQEIIRSEGIRSARAVRESMSMSSFKSEDMLGDDTTNLDTDEHYRSLGLQVVSRLGNDLENVRRAAALDADGLTGSVAKLGYQLVKVRDFLKADMSEVEDDKGFLLALKSFVKSAEVDVTSLLEDEKRIMAAVKGTVDYFHGKTGKEEGLRLFGIVRDFLIILDKVCKEVGDANKKSNPNKSQRRETVTVAPPTPPPVEDKKPSSSEPQPPPEAAPPPPPVEAAPLQPPVVAAPPQPPVVAAVSDPRERLSQAIKDRRMEDDDDDDDYSDTMTLSSDD; encoded by the exons ATGGGTGTAAGAGAAGTGCTGTTGTGTCTCATTGTAATTTCTTGCGCATTCGCATCAACTAACGCGGATGATAACCTTCTAGTCTTCTCAGATTCAGAAGATCGTTTAAACCAGCACACG GCAGAGATTAGTTGTAGGCTAGAGCTGTTAAACGCTAAGGAGGTTGAAGAAATTCCTAGAATTTACAATGATAGACTTAAATATCTCATGGATTTACCATCTGAGGATCGAAATCAAACACTTATTGATtgtttaagaaagaaaaaacttgCAGTTGGACAGCGTCGATTGCTTCAGAATCTCACACCGTCTCCTAGTCCTAATGCTTCGCCTGGCAATGATGCTGGAGGGGACTCGAAGGGGGACAATGGAAACAACAAAGCAATTATAATAGCTGTTGTTCTGACTGCAACATTATCATTTGGTGCTGTAGGAATTGTATTTTGTGTCTACACTATGATTCTGAAGAAAGGTCCGGATGATCATTTGAACGATCAGATACCTCTTTTCAGCTCAAGCATGGCCGAATACTCTGGTG GCTCATCAATTAAACAAAATGGATTAGGAAACTCCTTTAATTCAGGGATGAACGACAGTGCTTCGATTATCCATTCCGAGGCTGAAAAACCTCTAGAAGTTGTTGTCGACAACCTTAATAATTTGTCAACCGAAAATTTATCACCTTCTCCTCTAAAGCTTCCTCCCGGAAGGTTACCTGATCCTCCAGGAATGGCACCTTTAAAGCCACCACCGGGCATGGAGGACTCTGcaccaccacctcctcctccaCCCATGTCAGCAGGTCCTCCTCCACCTATGCCACCACTTCCCCCAAAACCGCCATCAGGCATGCgacctcctcctcctcctccaggaCCGCCAGGAGGGTCTGGTCCTCGTCCACCACCGCCTCCATCAAATGGCCCTGGTCCGCCTCGACCACCAGGACCTCCGGGTGCACCTAGGCCGCCTGGACCTCCAGGCCCACCAGGTGTGAGGCCACCTAGAGGTGCTGGACCGGGAAGGGGTCAACGACCGGGTACCTCTAGTGAAGCTGATGATGCTAATTCGAAAACTAAATTGAAACCTTTCTTCTGGGATAAGGTTCTTGCTAATCCCGATCAATCGATGGTTTGGCATGAACTTAAAGCCGGTTCATTCCA GTTTAATGAAGAGGCGATAGAGAGTTTGTTTGGTTATGCGGCGGCTCCTCAAAAGAAAGATAATGCTAAGAAAGATGCTGCCGAATCTCAACCACAGTACATTCACATTATTGACTCAAAGAAGTCGCAGAATTTATCTATTTTACTGCGAGCATGGAATGTCAGAACCGAAGAAATTTATGATGCTCTCCTAGAAG GAAATGAGCTCCCAGCCGAGCTTCTTCAGACATTATTGAAGATGGCACCAACTTCAGATGAAGAACTTAAGCTAAGGCTTTACACTGGTGATCTCGCTCGACTCGGTCCAGCAGATCGTTTCCTAAAACTATTGGTTGACATTCCATTTGCATATAAGCGTGTGGAATCATTACTCTTTATGTGCACCCTTCAAGAAGAATCCACAATGGTTAAAGAGTCCTTCAATGTATTAGAG GCTGCTTGTACCGAACTTACAAAGAGCCGTTTATTTCTCAAACTTCTGGAAGCCGTCCTCAAAACGGGGAACAGAATGAACGACGGAACCTTCCGAGGCGGGGCCCAAGCATTCAAGCTCGACACACTCTTAAAACTCTCGGACGTAAAAGGAAAAGACGGAAAAACCACCCTCCTCCACTTTGTGGTCCAAGAGATAATCCGATCGGAAGGCATAAGATCGGCCCGAGCAGTAAGAGAGAGCATGAGCATGTCTAGCTTCAAATCGGAAGACATGCTCGGAGACGACACAACCAATCTGGACACCGACGAACACTACCGAAGCCTAGGTCTTCAAGTCGTCTCGAGATTGGGAAACGATCTCGAGAACGTTAGAAGGGCGGCCGCATTGGATGCGGACGGTTTAACCGGCTCGGTTGCGAAACTCGGTTATCAACTTGTGAAGGTTCGCGATTTCTTGAAAGCCGATATGAGCGAAGTGGAGGACGATAAGGGGTTTTTGTTAGCATTGAAAAGTTTCGTTAAGAGCGCGGAGGTTGATGTTACCTCTTTGCTCGAGGACGAGAAGAGGATTATGGCCGCGGTTAAGGGTACGGTCGATTATTTTCATGGGAAAACAGGGAAGGAAGAAGGGTTAAGACTCTTTGGGATTGTTAGGGATTTTTTGATTATATTGGATAAGGTTTGTAAGGAGGTTGGGGATGCCAACAAGAAGTCCAATCCGAATAAGAGTCAACGAAGAGAAACCGTCACCGTCGCACCACCAACACCGCCACCCGTAGAAGACAAGAAACCTTCTTCATCGGAACCTCAACCTCCTCCGGAGGCTGCTCCTCCTCCTCCGCCAGTGGAGGCTGCTCCTCTGCAGCCACCTGTGGTGGCGGCTCCTCCACAGCCGCCTGTGGTGGCGGCGGTTTCTGATCCTCGCGAACGGCTTTCGCAGGCAATTAAGGACCGTCGGATGGAGGATGACGACGACGATGACGACTACTCGGACACTATGACCTTGAGCTCGGACGATTAG
- the LOC124945628 gene encoding histone H2A.6-like has translation MAGRGKSLGSGAAAKKATSRSSKAGLQFPVGRIARFLKAGKYAERVGAGAPVYLAAVLEYLAAEVLELAGNAARDNKKTRIVPRHIQLAVRNDEELSKLLGDVTIANGGVMPNIHNLLLPKKAGAGGSSKASADVDDE, from the exons atggCCGGGCGAGGAAAGTCATTGGGATCTGGAGCAGCAGCCAAGAAGGCAACATCAAGGAGTAGCAAAGCCGGTTTACAGTTTCCAGTTGGTCGAATTGCTCGTTTTTTGAAAGCCGGTAAGTACGCTGAACGTGTCGGCGCCGGAGCTCCAGTTTATCTCGCCGCCGTCCTTGAATATCTTGCTGCCGAG GTTTTGGAATTGGCTGGTAATGCTGCTAGAGATAACAAGAAGACTAGGATTGTTCCAAGACATATTCAACTTGCAGTTAGAAATGATGAAGAATTGAGTAAGCTTCTTGGTGATGTAACTATTGCGAATGGTGGTGTGATGCCCAATATTcataatcttcttcttcctaagAAGGCTGGTGCTGGTGGGTCTTCGAAAGCTTCTGCTGATGTTGATGATGAGTGA